The Sminthopsis crassicaudata isolate SCR6 chromosome 5, ASM4859323v1, whole genome shotgun sequence genome contains the following window.
ggaaacaggttAGAAATGGAGAAATGCCTTGCCCAAGATTTCACAGTGTCTTGTAGTGAGTgtcttgagctggaatttgatccaagtcttcctgtctccaagcccAAGGTTCTCTGTTCACCTCCTTCTGCCTCTCCTCATTCAGATTTCCATAACCTTTGAAGCACATGGTTTTAAACTGAGGCTGCCCAATGGTTTTGAGTTCACTTTCCCTAATCGTCTTAAGTTACGCACCCTCAACTACTTGGAAATTGGTCATGATATCCTGATCAGATCAGTGACCTTCAAATGAGCCCTCCAATCAAGCGGACTTCAGACATTTTTGACTCTTGGGACTCTCATGACTAATAAATATGCTGATGGAGATAACAGCTGACATTGTCTGTTTTTCTAATCTTGGAGAGAGAGGGCTGGGTTTGGCGTTTGGGAAGGatggctttgtgatcctggacaagtaccTTTACCTCAATGGTTCTTTGCTGGCTTTCTAGGACAATGGTTCTCTACTTGAGATAGattttgaatggggaaaaaattacatcgTCATTGTCAGTAACCTCTAGTCTTCTGAGTATTCCTCAACGTTTTttaatatatacctatatttttaaaatacatttttaaaacattataattgGGGAGAGGAGCGATGAAAGGGACGGCAGAATTTAATACTcagaattttttaatgaatattaaggacatttaaaaacaaagcatTCACAAAATGAATTAAGATTTTAGGATGATCCAGAAGGGGACCCTTCTAAATGTACCCAATTTCCCTATCCTTCACACTACTCCAGGAACTTGGAactgattaaatttaaatttctgtaTATTTATCCATGGGCTGAATTATTCTTGGAGGCGAAAGCTTTCCTCAGGATTTTCCTGACCATATTCATCTGCCCAGTGTGTAACCTACAGCTTTCACTCCATTCATTCCAAATATTGGAAAATCCTggaaagggagagatttgaaAGAATCAGATGGGATTGATTAGAATCCTATGTGAAAGTGGAATAGTGGGCAAAGACACCAGATTTCAGGTCTGCAAAACATTCTGAAGGTTGATTCAGTCTTAGGGGGAATTCAAAGGGCCATCCTAAGGAGACTGGGCAGATCCCCAGACAGGTCATCCAATCCCTTTTTCAGAGAGAGCTTATGCCTTTGATTAGATAGAAGAGATGACTAGAACCAATCAGAGAGCCCAGACTGGGGAGGGACAAATCTACCATAGAAGAATGGGTATTGTCCCAGACTCACTGGGCTTGCTCTGTCTCATCCTTTGAGGAAGGACAAAGTAGGAGAGGCACATCTCctccagctgtgtgacctagggATGTTACATCATTCCACAAATGCAAAATGGGGATCATGTCCCATTTCGGGGGGCAGGTTCCCAAAAGTGCCTCCTTCCCCAGTTAGTTGTggtccttctttcttgaagagggCCCACTATGTTGAGGTCAAAGTACATTGTGTCCAGATGTGGCTGAATATATCCTAAGAAACTTGGAAGGCGCAAGTAATCTATATGACCAAGTCCTATTTCTAGAGAGAATTCTAGTCTACAGAATGTTTCCCTCTAAAACActctattttcccattttgaaatctctttgaCCATTTTTAACGACTGAAGAGTTTGTTTTATAAGTCAGAccttcatgattttattttagaTCTTTAAATATCAGGTGCATAATTtaggtaaagaaagaaatagcaagtgagataaaaactgaaattctctgaagtttcaaaattggagaaaaattaaGACATTGTACTAAATTGTATGAAGTTTTGTTATTGGTAAATTTTAACAGCATTATTTAGGAGCCTTTAACAGGCGATTGGAATCAGAGAAACAGAGCCTCTTTCAGAACTGCACCCAGAATGAGACCTCTTCCAGAATGTCCAAGAGAAGATAATTATACCTTTCAAGCCATCTACATATCTTTCCTGAAAATTAGCTATATACTGTTCAAATTTCACTCATTGTTTCCACCTTCCTTTTATTATATAAAGACACTTGTGGGGAGAAAAACAACTCTTATTTTAAATTCAGGAAtttttggggagaaaaacaacTCTTATTTTAAATTCAGGAATTTTGATTGTCCCCCTTCCTAGTTGGAaagttcctaatttttcttccaattaaaaatcagatgggggcagctaggtggcgcagtggatggagcaccagccctgaattcaggaggacccgagttcaaatttggtctcagacacttaacacttcctagctctgtgaccctggggaagtcacttaaccccagcctcaaaaaaaaaaaaaaaaaaaaaaaaaaaaaaaaaaatcagatcacctaactttgaattattttcatgtataaaaatCTCTCTGCCCCTATATTTGAGATTCAGCCCTAAGATGAGGAAGGGGTCTGGTCCTGGTTTGTTGGGCAATAGTCAGATGCTACTTGATATATAAATAAGCTTGACAGACCAAGCCTTTGTCTctttaatcatttaatcttttaccCATAATAACCAGGAAGGAGTTGGTATAAAGACTGTTATCTCTTtttaataaagaaggaaactgagattcagactGGAGATAAGACTTTGCCATAGTCCCACAGCTGGCAGTGCAGAGCGTAGAAGGGTAAGTGCTGGGATTGAAGGGACTAGAGTCAGGCTCAGGATATGAGGCACCCGAGGTTGGTGAGGGGCTTGGGAAGAGAGGAGCAATGTCTGTTGTGCCCCACTCACTCCTGTGAGCTCCCTCTGCCTAGTGATCatggcttttgtttttccaaCCTCTCCAAGATTTCATGAGTCATTCATTCCCTTGCCTTTGAGATAGATGGTAGGAGAAGGAATAGTCAGGTGTGTTGGACTTGAGTACTTGAGCCTTGTCTGACAATACAGAGGGACTGCCCTACAGGAGAAGATTTAGCCTTGTCCCAGAGAATCAGGAGGGAGTTAAGAAAGGCACAGAAGGAACTGTCCATTCAGTTCATTAATGGAAGCTGAACAGAAGTGGAAACCATTGATAGAATGAAAGGAATAAGTTTCTCATTGTTAGAGATTCTCTAAGGGCCCTTAGTGACCATGCTGGGAGGATATTTCAGaggaagattttatttaaatagatGCATGAGATGCCTTCCAAATGGTGATTTGATGACCAAATCTGTGATGACATTTTGCATATAGGGAACTTCAGACAAGCAAACTTCCTCCCCCTCAAAAACAAGTCAATATTGTCTCTGAAACATAGAGTATCAGAGCAGTTCTTTGACTGATTTGTGTCATTGACACCACTCCGGCATTCTGGCGAAGGCTTTCTGAGAAAAATGTAGTGTTTGATGTTTTAGAGCAGGAAAAGGAGATTTCTATTAGAgttcagtgaaaataaagatgtaatttcttaggggcagctaggtggcgcaatggatagagcaccagccttgaattcattgagttcaaatttgatctcagacacttaacacttcctagctgtgtgaccctgggcaagtcacttaaccccagcctcaaaaaataaaaaataaaaaataaaggtaatttctttttttcctctccaagttCAAAATCCCTTAGAATCTATCCATGGAAACTGAGCAGATCCATAAATTCCAGATTAAGAATCTCTATTTAGAGGGTTACCTCAAGAActgagaagttaagggacttgggaGGTGGGATTTGCCAGCACTTCTTGACTTTGAGGGAGTGGACTCTGTCCACTAAGATGCTTTACTTTTCTTTCCATCAGgatcccaatttacagatgaagaaacagagcaTCTGAGAAGACaagtgagggggcagctaggtggcgcagtggatagagcaccagccctgaattcagaaggaccagagttcaaagctggtctcagacacttaacacttcctagctgtgtgacagtgggcaagtcacttaaccccagcctcaaaaaaaaaaaaaaaaaaaaaaaaaaaaagaagacaagtgACTTGTAGCTGTAGGTCCTCACCTTCAGGTAAGCTCGGAGGTTTCTAACCTCTGACCTCACATCTCTGTGTCACTGGAGTTCAAGGTCAGGAGAAATGTCTGTGGGAGGCTGTATCACAGGCCACGTAGAACCTCTATCTTGGGTCTCATTGTCTGGCAGCACCCAGGAGTATCTGCCCCTCTCTTCCTTGGGCTGGCAGGAAGGGCTTTCTGAAGAAACCTCCGCCTCCCTCCCTTCAGTCTCATCCTGCAGGCAGAGCAAGAAGAGCTTTCTGACAGCAGGATCAGCATTGGGCCCCTTGCTAGACTTCCTCTCCTTACAACTAAAGATACCGGGATCTCCACAGAGCTTAGTAAGGCTGGGGACACTTACAGGCCCCTGGGGAGCTGTCCAAACCAGTAGTCACTGACCCTCATACAGACGGAGAGCAAGCTGACTCCATGGCCTCCTCCCACCCACATTCGTTTTCAAGGAACCACCACATACTCAGGAGGCCACAATCTTAGGTAAGTTACTCTCtacactgtgcctcagtttccctatttgtaaaacaTGTCAATTTAACCGTGTGATATGGTGAAAAGAGCACTGGCCTTGGGGTCAGAGGAGCTGGGTACAAGTTCTGGCTCAGCTCAAGCGACCCAAAAGTTCCCACGTTATGTCGTCTGTGATTAGAGTTCCCCCCTGGACTCTTTGCAGGTCGGGGGGCCCACTCTCAGCCAGACCAGAGCCCGGCCCCCGGCCCCTCCCCGCCACCATCGGATTCTTGTTCATTCGCAAAGCGCTTTTCCACTGTCCCCCCAGTCTCTCCTACTCCCCACAAGCCCCTTTCCCAGAGGGCAGTATTCAGGGTTTGGATGGGGGAAGAAAAGCGGAGCGTGATGTGGGGGGGGCGTGACCCCCTTGATTGCCTCCCCTCCGAGAAAGACGTCCAAATTTCCATCCGTCCCCGCCCCCCGAGACACTCCCTCTCCCCTGGATTGGCGAAAAGGGCCAGAAGGGAGGGCCGGGGGAAGCCCAGAGAGCAGCAGTCTATTAGAAGGTCCGACACCTCCCAGAGTTCCGCTCCCGAGGTCGGAGGTGCACGTCGAACTTGGGGGACGCAGCGATCCCTGGAGAATCGCAGGAGCATTTCTCATCCTCCGCCATGGCTAGGGTATAGGCAGAGGGCAATCGAGTCCGGGGCGTGAGCTGAAGGCCTAGAAGGGGGGATTCCCCGGGGCTGGGAAGGGTGTGTTGGAAGGGGGCTGGGAATGGCCGAAGCATCGCCTCCCCCGGGGGCCTGGGGCCCCCGGctcttcttcctctctgcctTGTCCCCCTACTCCCCAATGGCCTCCCCTTAGAACTTGTCTTTGACAAGCCGGTACGTCCAGGCAGATGCTGGGGAGACGTGAGCAAGAGGAAAGGGGCAATCGGCTGGATTAGGGGGGCAGGGAATCCTTTCcttgagggaagaagaaaaggcaagGGGGGGATTGTGGGATGGGAGGACGGGAGACTTGGAGCGGGGATCGCACTGTCTGCAGTGAGTTCAGTGCAACCCAGCCGTGGCTGAAGCCTGGGAAGGAAGGATgctagagaagagagaaggagtgGGGCAGGGGACGCGTGATTCCTCAGATTTCTCAGTAAAATGTGTAAAAAACCAATCTAGGCTACTTCTTCACTgaccagataaagaaactggggcCCAGAGACAGGAAGGGGCTTCTCCAAGGCCACAGAGCTGGGAATCACTAACGAGCCTGCAGACAATCTGATTTCCCAGAACGTCCATGGAGGGTGCAACTTCCCCCTGGAAGCTCTGGGTCCCCTCAGGTCCCAGCCAGCCCTAACCTTGCTGTGCTTGGTCTCTTCAGGAAATGGTTGCCTATAAGATATCCCTCCAACGTGGAACCTGCATAAAAATAGAGGGAGATATTCCAATTGATGCCAAGCAGTAAGTCACACATGGGACGGATGAGACAAAATTTAACCCTGGGTGAGAGCTGAGTCCTTTATTCCCCTGCTTGCACTTGACCCTTGATTAGAAAGCACCAAGCTGTTTTTGCTTCAGCCACAGAAGGCTGGGCTAGGATTCaggatcaggaaaaacttcccaacAGAGGCTTCTCCAATAGATGACATGGAAAGTTTGGGTAGGAAGTGAATTCCCTGTCTCTGGAAGGAGTACAGTATGTCCCATGGTTCCTTGTTAGACAGGAGGGGAGAGGAATGGGCTCAGGAATGGATGAGGTTCCCTTTGGACGTCTTCTAGCTCAGGGATTCCTTTAATGGGGAATTTCCAAGGCCCTGGGACCCATTCTAATGATAGAGATATGTTCCCCATTCCCAGTTGTATGGTTAACCTGGGAGAAGATGAATTTAACATTGCCCTGCACTTCAACCCACGCTTCAACTATCAAAATAATATCAAGAAGATCATCTGCAACTCCAGGAGTGATGGCATATGGGGCAAAGAAATACAGGAACACAACTTCCCTTTTGCACCAGGGACTTCGATGAAGGTAAGGCCCCAGAGCATGGAATgtcagaagaactcaaaaaataatctCAATCACACTTGCATTTGAAGGCAAAGTCGTGGAAGTGAATGCTGATGGGGGGAAAGATGAAAAGCTAAAGGGCAAAAGGGTCAATGGGTTCCCAAAGGCCAATAGCAAGAAGCTCAGCATCCCTTAAGCTGAAGAGAAGTTGGGGAGAATGGAAGGGAATTGTGAAGGGCTATGGTGCAATGGGATAAGAAGAGACTCTGGGCAGGACACATAACAGAACTATAGAACTGTCATGCAGCATGTGGTGTtgctcccttattttacagaggaggaaactgaggttaggaATGGAGAAATGCCTTGCCCAAGGTTTCACAGTGTCTTGTagtgagtctttttttttccctgaggctagggttaagtgacttgcccagggtcacacagctaggaagtgttaagtgtctgagaccagatttgaactcaatgaattcaaggctggtgctctatccactgcaccacctagctgcccctgtagtGAATgtcttgagctggaatttgatccaagtcttcctgtctccaagcccAAGGTTCTCTATTCACCTCCTTCTGCCCTTTCCTCATTCAGATTTCCATAACCTTTGAAGCACATGGTTTTAAACTGAGGCTGCCCAATGGTTTTGAGTTCACTTTCCCTAATCGTCTTAAGTTACACACCCTCAACTACTTGGAAATCGGTCATGATATCCTGATCAGATCACTGTCCTTCAAATGAGCCCTCCAATCAAGCGGACTTCAGACCATTCTTGACTCTTGGGACTCTTTTATGACTAATAAACATGCTGATGAAGATAACAGCTGACATTGTCTGTTTTTCTAATCTTGGAGATAGAGGCTGTACCACAGGATACATAGAACCTCTATTCTGGGTCTCATTCTCTGGCAGCACCCAGGAGTGCCTGCCCCTCCCTTCCTTGGGCCGGCATGGAAGGGCTTTCTGAAAAACCTCAGCCTTCCTCCTTTCAGTCTCATCATCCAGGCAGAGCATAAAGGGCTTTCTGACAGCAGGATCAACATTGGGGCCAGACTCCCTCTCCTTATGACTAAAAGGCAGCTagtggggtagctaggtggcgtaCTGGATAGAACACctgccctgaggtcaggaggacctaaattcaaatctgaaaaTTCCTGGATTACCtggaaatacagagaggctctCTTACAGGAGGATTTAGGCTGGTTCCTCTCAGCCTCAGCAGAACcaaaaggaaattaggaaaagtGCAGAGGTATCTGTCTATTCAGTCCAACAATGGTAGCTGAACAGAAGCGGAACCTGTTGTTGGAGGTCTTCAAAGAAAGCCTAGTGACCATTTGGGGGGGAATTTTTAggactatttttttattaaagctctttaatcttcaaaacatatacacggataatttttcacattgacccttgcaaaaccttttccaattttcccttcttatccccacctcctcccctagatggcaagtaatccaatatatgttaaacatggtaaaaaaaaattataagatcaggagtgaaacaaggttgcccactatcaccattacttttcaatatagtactagaaactctagcctcggcaataagagccaagaaagagattcaaggaattagagtaggaaatgaggaaatcaaattatcacttttcgcagatgaaatgatggtatacttagagaaccccaaagactctgctaaaaaagttattagaaataattcagagttttagcaaagttgcaggatacaaaataaatccacagaaatcctcaacatttttatacattaccaacacaatccaacagcaagagatacaaatagaaattccattcaaaataacggtcgatagtatataatatttgggaatatatctaccaaaggagagtcaggattatatgagcaaaattacaaaacacttgccacaaaaataaagtcagatttaaataactggaaagacattcagtgctcttggataggccgagcgaatataattaagatgacaatactccctaaactaatctatttatttagtgctataccaatcagacttccaagaaactattttaataacctagaaaaaataacaacagaattcatatggaacaacaaaaggtcgagaatttcaagggaagtaatgaaaaaaaaaattaagtgaaggtgatctagctgtacctgatctagaactgtattataaagcaacagtcaccaaaaccatttggtattggttaagaaatagactagttgatcagtggcataggttaggttcacagggcaagatagtgaataaaaatatcaatctagtgattgacaaacccaaagatcccaaattttgggataagaattcattatttggcaaaaactgctgggaaaactggaaattagtatggcagaaactaggcatggacccacatttaacaccacatactaagattagatcaaaatgggcccaagatttaggcataaagaacgagatcataaataaattggaggaacatgggatggtttacctctcagacttgtggaggaggaaggagtttgtgtccaaaggagaactagagaccattattgatcacaaaatagaaaattttgattacaccaaattaaaaagtttctgcacaaacaaaactaatgcaaacaagattagaagggaagtaacaaactgggaaaacatttttacagtcaaaggttccgataaaggcctcatttccaaactatacagagaattaactttgatttataagaaatcaagccattctccaattgataaatggtcaaaggatatgaacagacaattctcagattaagaaattgaaactatttccactcatatgaaagagtgttccaaatcactattgatcagagaaatgcaaattaagacaactctgagatatcattacacacctgtcagattggctaagaagacaggaacaaataacgatgaatgttggaggggctgtgggaaaactgggacactgatgcattgttggtggagttgtgaaagaatcctaccattctggagagcaatctggaattatgcccaaaaagttatcaaaatgtgcataccctttgatccagcagtgctactcctgggcttatatcccaaggaaatactaaagaagggaaagggacctgtatgtgccaaaatgtttgtggcagccctttttgtagtggctagaagctggaagttgaatggatggccatcagttggagaatggttgggtaaattatggtatatgaatgttatggaatattattgttctgtaagaaatgaccaacaggaggaatacagagaggtggagagattgacatcaactgatgctaagtgaaacgaacagaaccagaagatcattatacacttcaacaatgatactgtacgaggatgtattctgatggaagtggatatcttcgacaaagagaagatctaattcaattccatttgataaaggatggacagaatcagctacacccaaagaaggaacactgggaaatgagtgtaaactgtttgcatttt
Protein-coding sequences here:
- the LOC141542660 gene encoding galectin-1-like; this encodes MAREMVAYKISLQRGTCIKIEGDIPIDAKHCMVNLGEDEFNIALHFNPRFNYQNNIKKIICNSRSDGIWGKEIQEHNFPFAPGTSMKISITFEAHGFKLRLPNGFEFTFPNRLKLHTLNYLEIGHDILIRSLSFK